Below is a window of bacterium DNA.
GGCGGCGTCGAAGCTGCGCAGGCCCAGATCGAGCCCCGCGAGCACGTTGGCCAGCGCCGTGCCGTAGGTGTTGTGCAGGTGCAGGGCGAGCCGCGCGGCCGGCACGCGCGCGACGAGGTGCCCCACCGTCTCGCGGATCTCCCGCGGCGTCGCGGCGCCCAGCGTGTCGCTCACACCCACCTCGTCCGCGCCCAGTTCGAGCAGGCGCTCGACCAGAGGGCGGACCCGTTCCTTGGGGACGTCCCCTTCGTAGGGACAGACGAAGCTCATCCCCACGTAGCCGCGCACGCCGAGCCCCGCCACCTTCGCGCGCGCGATCAGGTCGGCGCAAACGGCGAGGCTCTGGGCGATCCCCATCCGCACGTTGCGCTGCGCGAAGGTCTCGCTGGCCGCCGTGAAGACAGCGATGCGCCGCACGCCGGCGGCCAGCGCGCGATCCAGGCCGCGCGCGTTGGGCACGAGCGCCGAGTAGCGCACGCCATCGTCCTTGGGCCCCGCCGGAAAGAGCGCGTCGGCGTCGGCGAGCTGGGGAATCGCCCGGGGGTGGACGAAGCTGCTCGCCTCGATCTCGTTGAGCCCCGCGTCCGCGAGGGCGGCGATGAAGCGCAGCTTCGCGGCTGTCGGCACGCTGCGCGGCTCGTTCTGGAGACCGTCGCGGGGCCCGACCTCGAGGATGCGCACCCGCTCAGGCATGCGCGGCCGCGGCGAGCGCCGCGGCCTCCTCCTCCAGCTCCACGAGCACGGCGCCCAGCTCCACCAGCTCGCCGACCTCGCAAGCCACCTTGCGCACGCGGCCCGCGTGGGGGAGCGAGAGCGTGAGCTCCATCTTCATCGACTCCATGATGACCAGCGGCTCGTGGGCCTTGAAGCGCTTGCCGGCGGTGGCAAGGACTCTCAGCACGGCCCCCGGCATCGGCGCCGTCAGCACCTCGCTGCGCGGTGCGCCCGCCTCGGCGCTGGCGCGCTGCGGCGTGTCGTGGACGATCTCCACCGCGTGCACGCGCCCGGCCAGCCAGAGCTGGAGCTGGTCCCCCTCGCGGTGGCAGAAGAAGGGCTGCACGCGCCCGCCGACGCGCAGCCAGCCCTCGCCCGTGCCGAGCAGCTCCAGCTCCACGGGCTGTCGCTTGCCGTCGATGACCGCATAGTGGCTCACGCCGTGCTTCTGATCGGCGCGCTCGAGCGAGACGCTGGTCGCATCGCCCCCGGCCGCGGGCCGGAGCTTGATCGTCGCCATCAGCTGTTCCTCCAGCGCTGGCCGCTCTTCCAGGGTCCGCCCGCCGCGGCCGCCGTGGCGAGGGTCTTCGGTTCGCCGGCGGGCGCGGCCGCCGCCAGACCAGCCGCGATCGCCACCGCGGCCTCCAGGCGCGCGGGTGCCTTCAGGTCGATCGCGTGTTCATCGAGGAAGTGCGTGTGCAGCTCTCCCGCCGCGAATGCCGGATGTTCGACGACACGGCCGAGGAACTCGATGTTCGTGCTCACGCCGAGCACCGCGAAACGCCGCAGGGCCCAGGCCATGCGCTGCCGCGCCTGCTCGCGGTCCTCTCCCCAGACCACGAGCTTGGCCAGCATCGGGTCGTAGTGGACGGAGACCTCCGAGCCGCGCCGCACGCCGACGTCCACGCGCACGTGCGCGCCGCGCGGCGTCGAGAACTGCACGAGGCGGCCCGTGGAGGGCAGGAAGGAGCGCGCCGGGTCCTCGGCGTAGAGGCGGCACTCGATTGCATGTCCGCGCTGCCGAAGCTCCTCTTGAGCGAAGGGCAGCGGCTCGCCGGCCGCGACGAGGATCTGCGCGCGCACGAGGTCGAGGCCGAGCACCAGTTCGGTCACCGGGTGCTCCACCTGCAGGCGCGTGTTGACCTCGAGGAAGTAGAACTTCCCGTCCGGCGCGAGCATGAACTCCACGGTGCCCGCGCCCTCGTAGTTCAGCGCCCGCGCCGCGGCGAGCGCCGCCTTGCCCATCGCCGTGCGCAGCGCGGGTGTGAGGGCGGGCGAGGGCGACTCCTCGATGATCTTCTGGTAGCGCCGCTGGATCGAGCACTCGCGCTCGAAGAGCTGCACGCAGTTGCCATGCTTGTCGCCGAAGATCTGGAACTCGACGTGGCGCGGTCGGTCGATGTACTTCTCGACGAAGATCCGAGCGTCCCCGAATGCTTTCTCTGCCTCGCGCGCCGCGGCGGCCTGCGCCTCGGCGAGTCCGGCCTCATTGCGCACGATGCGCATGCCCTTGCCGCCGCCGCCCGCCGCCGCCTTGAGCAGCACCGGGTAGCCGATCTTCGCGGCGGCCTTGGTCAGCGCAGCGGCGTCCGTGGTGTCGCCCTTCCAGCCCGGCACCACGGGGACGCCCGCCTCGGTCATCAGGGCCTTGGCGCGGATCTTGTCGCCCATCGCCTCGATCACTTCGGGTTGCGGGCCGATGAAAACGAGCCCCGCCTCGCGGCAGGCCCGCGCGAAGCTCGCGTTCTCGGAGAGGAAACCGTAGCCCGGGTGCACGGCGTCGGCACCCGCCTTCCTCGCGATCCCGATCAGCTTGGCCTGGTTCAGGTAGGTCTCGGCCGGCGCCGTGCCCGCGAGCGGCACGGCCTCGTCGGCGCGCATCACGTGCAGGGCCTTGCGGTCGGCGTCCGAGTAGACCGCGAGCGCGGCGATGCCCATCTCCTGCAAGGTCTGCGAGACGCGCACGGCGATCTCGCCGCGGTTGGCGATCAGGACCTTCTTGAACATCAGCGGTCCTCCTGCCACTTCGGCGGGCGCTTCGCCAGGAAGGCTGCCAGGCCTTCCTGGCCTTCAGTGGAGACGCGGATCTCGGCGATGCGGCGCTGCGTCTCCTCGCGGAGGCGCGCCGGGGCGCCGGCCACGGCGTCGTAGAGCGATTTGCAGGCGGCCAGCGCGGCCGGACCGTTCTTCGCAAGCTGCGCGCAGAGCGCGCTGAGGGCGGCGTCGAGCGCCGCCTCGTCGGGATAGACCTCGGCGAGCAAGCCCACGCGCAGTGCGGT
It encodes the following:
- a CDS encoding hydroxymethylglutaryl-CoA lyase codes for the protein MPERVRILEVGPRDGLQNEPRSVPTAAKLRFIAALADAGLNEIEASSFVHPRAIPQLADADALFPAGPKDDGVRYSALVPNARGLDRALAAGVRRIAVFTAASETFAQRNVRMGIAQSLAVCADLIARAKVAGLGVRGYVGMSFVCPYEGDVPKERVRPLVERLLELGADEVGVSDTLGAATPREIRETVGHLVARVPAARLALHLHNTYGTALANVLAGLDLGLRSFDAAAAGLGGCPYAPGAAGNLATEDLVYMLERMGYATGVDLERLVAAGAAMATQLGREPDSRSWRVRGSVRER
- a CDS encoding acetyl-CoA carboxylase biotin carboxylase subunit codes for the protein MFKKVLIANRGEIAVRVSQTLQEMGIAALAVYSDADRKALHVMRADEAVPLAGTAPAETYLNQAKLIGIARKAGADAVHPGYGFLSENASFARACREAGLVFIGPQPEVIEAMGDKIRAKALMTEAGVPVVPGWKGDTTDAAALTKAAAKIGYPVLLKAAAGGGGKGMRIVRNEAGLAEAQAAAAREAEKAFGDARIFVEKYIDRPRHVEFQIFGDKHGNCVQLFERECSIQRRYQKIIEESPSPALTPALRTAMGKAALAAARALNYEGAGTVEFMLAPDGKFYFLEVNTRLQVEHPVTELVLGLDLVRAQILVAAGEPLPFAQEELRQRGHAIECRLYAEDPARSFLPSTGRLVQFSTPRGAHVRVDVGVRRGSEVSVHYDPMLAKLVVWGEDREQARQRMAWALRRFAVLGVSTNIEFLGRVVEHPAFAAGELHTHFLDEHAIDLKAPARLEAAVAIAAGLAAAAPAGEPKTLATAAAAGGPWKSGQRWRNS